One Candidatus Zixiibacteriota bacterium genomic window carries:
- a CDS encoding twin-arginine translocase TatA/TatE family subunit produces the protein MFGMGPWEMLLIFLAILLLFGARRLPEIAQGLGKGIREFKRAMKDTSDEVKGSVTEIRHDQPAPPRRDETPPKKDEAGPAR, from the coding sequence ATGTTCGGAATGGGCCCATGGGAAATGCTGCTGATCTTCCTGGCGATCCTGCTTCTGTTCGGGGCGAGGCGGTTGCCGGAGATTGCGCAGGGGCTCGGCAAAGGGATCCGCGAATTCAAGCGGGCGATGAAAGACACCTCCGATGAAGTCAAGGGGTCGGTGACCGAGATCAGGCATGATCAACCGGCGCCGCCTCGTCGTGACGAAACGCCCCCCAAGAAAGATGAGGCCGGTCCTGCTCGCTGA
- a CDS encoding DUF4321 domain-containing protein gives MKRRELTFIITALILGAVLGGLLGDVIGTYLPEGAAKTLFTKSVVIGFDATKVEFYAISFTVGLMFKINFMSLLFVLLVIVYFRWWYL, from the coding sequence GTGAAGCGAAGAGAACTGACGTTTATCATCACGGCGCTGATTCTTGGCGCCGTACTGGGCGGGCTTTTGGGGGATGTTATCGGCACATACCTTCCGGAAGGGGCAGCCAAGACGTTATTCACCAAATCCGTCGTCATCGGGTTCGATGCCACCAAAGTGGAGTTCTACGCCATTTCGTTCACGGTGGGGCTGATGTTCAAGATCAACTTTATGTCACTCTTGTTTGTTCTACTTGTTATCGTGTATTTTCGGTGGTGGTACTTATAG
- the purQ gene encoding phosphoribosylformylglycinamidine synthase subunit PurQ — protein sequence MKVGVVTFPGSNCDYDAFAAFRFVLGVPVGFLWHKSEDLCGSDLIILPGGFAHGDYLRAGAIARFSPIMKQVIRFANSGGLVMGICNGFQVATEAGLLPGALIRNSHLRFSCKQVYLRVENNRTPFTADCRVGDILRVPIAHGEGNYYNFEGDIRKLEDKGLVLFRYVDVQGKESPLANPNGSAHNIAGIINEAGNVLGMMPHPERAVETILGSIDGLKIFESVRGHLASRRPVESA from the coding sequence ATGAAAGTCGGCGTGGTGACGTTTCCCGGTTCCAATTGCGACTATGATGCGTTCGCCGCGTTCCGTTTTGTGCTGGGCGTGCCGGTCGGGTTTCTTTGGCATAAGTCCGAAGACCTGTGTGGCAGTGACCTGATCATTCTGCCGGGCGGATTTGCCCACGGTGACTATTTGCGAGCCGGCGCTATCGCGCGCTTCTCACCAATCATGAAGCAGGTCATTCGGTTTGCCAACTCCGGCGGCCTGGTGATGGGGATCTGCAACGGTTTCCAGGTGGCCACCGAGGCGGGACTCCTCCCGGGTGCGCTCATCAGAAACAGCCACCTTCGGTTCTCCTGCAAACAAGTGTACCTGAGAGTAGAGAACAACCGGACGCCATTCACTGCCGATTGCAGGGTTGGTGATATCCTCCGGGTCCCTATCGCCCACGGCGAAGGGAACTACTACAATTTCGAGGGGGATATCAGGAAACTCGAGGACAAGGGACTGGTACTGTTTCGGTATGTCGACGTTCAGGGCAAAGAATCACCGTTGGCCAACCCGAACGGATCCGCCCATAATATTGCCGGGATCATCAATGAGGCAGGGAACGTACTTGGCATGATGCCACATCCGGAACGGGCGGTGGAGACGATTCTGGGGTCAATAGACGGTCTGAAGATATTCGAGTCGGTGCGGGGGCATTTGGCATCCCGCCGACCGGTGGAGAGTGCGTGA
- the purS gene encoding phosphoribosylformylglycinamidine synthase subunit PurS: protein MTNKKKVVVYVRLKDGVLDPQGVTIQKALAQMGYGEFMSVRSGKFFELEFDAQNGDIDRRIDEVCRKLLANPVIEKYSVEKT, encoded by the coding sequence ATGACGAATAAGAAGAAAGTGGTCGTTTATGTTCGCCTCAAAGATGGGGTGCTCGACCCGCAGGGGGTGACGATCCAGAAAGCGCTCGCCCAGATGGGGTACGGCGAGTTCATGTCGGTCCGGTCCGGCAAGTTTTTTGAGTTGGAGTTTGACGCGCAAAACGGCGACATTGACCGCCGGATCGATGAGGTGTGCCGAAAGCTCCTGGCCAATCCGGTGATCGAGAAGTACTCGGTGGAGAAGACCTGA
- the pssA gene encoding CDP-diacylglycerol--serine O-phosphatidyltransferase, producing MGNYRGIFPGMFTMGNVVFGFIALLEAVDGRITSACWFVLAAALMDALDGKVARLSGSTSQFGIELDSLADFLSFGVAPAMIVYAIKLNDLGKWGWIISIVYIMSAAYRLARYNVMAESEEKKEFVGLPVPAAAVTMVSFIIFCYRIWNGLEYSEWLVTMIVLFSVLMVSQVEYDAIPERFDRRQDRIKLGALLLAGLSLIIVKPRLMLFPLMAVYILYGMAREFYRLFYVGVGKVTGRPYLKRRFRKDESDDE from the coding sequence GTGGGAAATTATAGAGGCATCTTCCCCGGCATGTTCACCATGGGAAACGTGGTGTTCGGGTTTATCGCTCTCCTGGAGGCCGTGGATGGGCGGATCACGTCGGCCTGCTGGTTTGTGCTGGCGGCGGCGCTTATGGATGCGCTCGACGGCAAGGTGGCTCGTTTGAGCGGTTCAACTTCTCAGTTTGGTATTGAACTGGATTCCCTGGCGGATTTCCTGTCGTTCGGCGTGGCACCGGCGATGATAGTCTATGCGATCAAACTGAACGATCTCGGCAAGTGGGGTTGGATAATCTCGATTGTCTATATCATGTCCGCAGCCTATCGGCTGGCGCGCTACAACGTCATGGCCGAAAGCGAAGAGAAGAAGGAATTCGTGGGGCTTCCGGTTCCGGCAGCAGCTGTCACGATGGTCTCGTTCATCATATTTTGCTACCGAATTTGGAATGGTTTGGAGTACTCCGAGTGGCTGGTCACCATGATCGTGTTGTTCTCTGTGTTGATGGTCTCGCAGGTGGAATACGATGCCATTCCGGAGCGTTTTGACCGCCGCCAGGACCGGATCAAGCTCGGCGCGCTGCTTCTGGCGGGGCTTTCGCTAATCATTGTCAAGCCGAGACTGATGTTGTTTCCGCTTATGGCGGTCTATATATTGTATGGCATGGCCCGCGAGTTTTATCGCTTATTCTATGTTGGCGTCGGCAAGGTAACCGGGCGGCCGTACTTAAAGCGGCGATTTCGGAAAGACGAGAGTGATGACGAATAA